Sequence from the Corallococcus sp. EGB genome:
GGAGGCCATCGGCCGCAGCGTGGAGGGGCTGGCGGACGTGCGCGCGCAGTCGGTGGACCTCACCGAGCGCATCCAGGCGCTGGCCACGCACACGGAGCGGATCGCCGGCATCACCCGGACGGTGCAGGACCTGGCGGACCAGTCCAACGTGCTCGCCATCAACGCGGCCATCGAGGCGGCGAGGGCCGGGGACGTGGGCAAGGGCTTCGCGGTGGTGGCACGGGAGATGCGAGGCCTGGCGTCCCAGTCCGTGACGGCCACGCAACAGGTGCGCGCGGTGCTGGATGACACGCGTTCGCGAATCCAGGGGGTGGTGGAACTCACCCGCCAGGGTGGCGAGCGCATGGGCCGGGGCATCGAGACCATCCGGGCCTCCGGCGAACGGCTGGGCATGCTGTCCGGCCTGGTGAAGGGCAACGCGGATGCCGTGCGGCAGATTTCGGCGTCGGTGAGCCAGCAGTCCGCGGGCGTGTCGCAAATCTTCAACGCCGTGTCGGACCTGAACGCGGTGATGCAGGCCTCGGTGGCCCGCGTGGAGGCCACCCACGCCGCGGCGGACCGCCTCCAGCAGGTCACCGACCAGGTCCACGCGGTCATCGCGCTCTATCAAGAGAGGACCTGAACGGTCGCCGACACGCGGCCTGTCTTGGAGTACATGGACGCCATGAACTCCAGACTCCGTCGTTTTCTTTCGTTTTCCTCGGTTCCCCTCTTCTTGAGCTGCGGCGCGGCCGCGGTGTCGGATACACCCGCGGACGCGCTGTCCGCGCGGGCGCAGGAGCTGGCCTCGGGCACGCCCGCGGGCAACGGGGTGGTGTTGTTCCTCAACGAGTGGGCCACGACCTTCGCCGTGCTGGACACGCAGGTGCCGCTCAACTCGCAGGCGGCGCAGAGCATCATCAACTTCCGCTACGGGCCGGATGGCATCGCGCACACGGCGGATGACCGGCGCTTCGTCTCCATCGAGCAGGTGGCCGCGCTGCAGAACGTGGGACCGGCGGCGCTGACGGCGCTGGAGACGTACGCCCGGGGCACGGGCCGGGTGGACCTGCCGGTGGACGGCTGGGTGGGCACGTTCCAGGGCGTGTCCTTCAACGTGGCGGAGGCCCGCCGCGTGCTGGCGGTGGTGAACACGCAGTCGCTGGCGGCGCTGCAGACCACGTACAACGTGCCGGCGGTGGCGGCGGACGCGATGGTGGCGGCGCGGCCGTTCTACGACATCCTCAAGCTGGGCCGGCTGCCGTCCGTGGACGCGGCGGCGCTGCAGAACCTCAAGGCGGCCACGCAGGAGGGCGCGGAGGGCGACCCGTGCACGGGCGCGGCGACGTGCGGGACGGGGCTGCACTGCGAGGGCATCCCGTATGACGGCTCCAGCCCCTACGGCCGCTGTGTGACGACGGCGAGCATCCCGGGCGACGGCGCGTCGTGCTCGCGCTTCGTGCCGTGTGAGGAGGGGCTCGCGTGCCACGGGCTGGACTCGGGCGCGACGGAGGGCTGGTGCCGGCCGGCGTGGATGTCGGGCGAGTTCACGGCGTTCGCGGACCTGGCGTTGCCGGGGAACACGACGCCGCGGACGTCGACGCAGCCGGTGGTGGGCCTGGCGACGGTGCCGGAGGACATCACGGTGGAGCTGGACCTGGCGCACAACAACCCGTCCAAGCTGGTGCTCACGCTGGAGGATCCGGGCGGTGAGACGGCGCTCCTGTGGGACGGCCCCAACGAGGGCACGCCGCCCAAGCGCATCCCGGTGACGCGAGGCATTCCGCGCGACGGCTCCGTCAACGGCCTGTGGAAGCTGCACGTCGTCAACCCGTCGGGCACGGGCAACGGCAAGCTGCGCGAGTGGAAGCTGAAGCTCACCAGCCGCTGGGACTGATGCGCCCATCCTTCGAGTCCATCGAAGAATGATTTGACGCCCGCGGGGCTTGTCCTCGCGGGCGTTCGGAGGGACACAGGACGCCACCGGAGGTCTTCCCGATGACCGTGCCCTCGCAGCCCGCGGACAACGCCGGCCTCGCGTACGCCCTGGCCCGGGTGGGCCTGGGGCTCAACATCGCCCTTCACGGCCTCGTCCGCCTG
This genomic interval carries:
- a CDS encoding proprotein convertase P-domain-containing protein → MNSRLRRFLSFSSVPLFLSCGAAAVSDTPADALSARAQELASGTPAGNGVVLFLNEWATTFAVLDTQVPLNSQAAQSIINFRYGPDGIAHTADDRRFVSIEQVAALQNVGPAALTALETYARGTGRVDLPVDGWVGTFQGVSFNVAEARRVLAVVNTQSLAALQTTYNVPAVAADAMVAARPFYDILKLGRLPSVDAAALQNLKAATQEGAEGDPCTGAATCGTGLHCEGIPYDGSSPYGRCVTTASIPGDGASCSRFVPCEEGLACHGLDSGATEGWCRPAWMSGEFTAFADLALPGNTTPRTSTQPVVGLATVPEDITVELDLAHNNPSKLVLTLEDPGGETALLWDGPNEGTPPKRIPVTRGIPRDGSVNGLWKLHVVNPSGTGNGKLREWKLKLTSRWD